A single genomic interval of Candidatus Eisenbacteria bacterium harbors:
- a CDS encoding ABC transporter permease subunit codes for MTRAIDVALPVVVALLFVLLWHAFVATTGIAPYLVPPPSAVAHEAWEHAGDLLAATARTGAAAAIALAASIAGGLVVAFVFAQSPLVARSLYPYAIFLQTVPVVAIAPLVIIWSGPGLRSVVVIAFLVAVFPIITSGTTGLTSVDRDLHDLFRIYRASRWQTFWKLRLPHALPDIVTGAQISGGLAVIGAIVGEVFAGYGAEAYGLGYLVVVTAGQLKTAYLFAAITACTLLGLLFFAGLGWTRAAVTRRWRAVE; via the coding sequence ATGACGCGCGCGATCGACGTCGCGCTGCCCGTCGTCGTCGCCCTGCTCTTCGTTCTCCTGTGGCACGCCTTCGTGGCCACGACGGGCATCGCGCCCTATCTCGTGCCGCCGCCCTCGGCGGTCGCGCACGAGGCGTGGGAGCATGCGGGCGATCTCCTCGCCGCCACGGCGCGCACGGGGGCGGCGGCCGCGATCGCCCTCGCCGCCAGCATCGCGGGCGGCCTCGTGGTGGCGTTCGTCTTCGCGCAATCGCCGCTCGTCGCCCGGAGCCTCTACCCCTATGCGATCTTCCTCCAGACCGTGCCGGTCGTCGCGATCGCGCCGCTCGTCATCATCTGGTCGGGGCCGGGGCTCCGCAGCGTCGTCGTCATCGCGTTCCTGGTGGCGGTCTTCCCCATCATCACGAGCGGGACGACCGGGCTCACGTCGGTCGATCGCGATCTGCACGACCTCTTCCGCATCTATCGCGCGTCGCGCTGGCAGACGTTCTGGAAGCTGCGCCTGCCGCACGCGCTGCCGGACATCGTGACCGGCGCCCAGATCTCGGGTGGGCTCGCCGTCATCGGCGCGATCGTCGGCGAGGTGTTCGCCGGCTATGGCGCCGAGGCGTACGGGCTCGGCTATCTCGTGGTGGTGACGGCAGGACAGTTGAAGACGGCCTACCTCTTCGCCGCCATCACTGCGTGCACGCTCCTGGGGCTCCTGTTCTTCGCCGGGCTCGGCTGGACGCGCGCGGCCGTCACGCGCCGCTGGCGCGCGGTCGAATGA